The following proteins are encoded in a genomic region of Halonatronomonas betaini:
- a CDS encoding mechanosensitive ion channel family protein has protein sequence MTTINEIIAFALSDRTELLRRFILTLLFIAFIYYLRQYISKKIDNRIKDISKKFRYNKVLNYISYGLGFILIFPLWFRGLQGFMTFFGLFSAGLAIALRDMVANIVGRLYLIIRRPYNIGDRIEIGGVKGDVIDIRLFETSLMEIGNWVDSDQSTGRIVFVPNGHALNRNISNYTQGFEFIWNEIKILLTFESDWRKAKKAFQEIADIKARKINREAREKIINSAKKEYKKLTPIVYMNVKESGVELTIRYLCEPRKRRSTNENFWEEIMDFIENNHDVDLAYPTYRIYSQGNDVADSNREENSGNMKG, from the coding sequence TGAGTTATTGAGAAGATTTATTTTAACGTTATTATTTATTGCTTTTATTTATTATTTAAGGCAATATATTAGCAAGAAAATAGATAATAGGATTAAAGATATCTCTAAAAAGTTTAGATATAATAAGGTTTTAAATTATATCTCCTATGGTTTAGGGTTTATATTAATATTCCCTTTATGGTTTCGAGGTTTACAGGGTTTTATGACATTTTTTGGCCTTTTTTCTGCTGGTTTAGCTATTGCCTTAAGGGATATGGTCGCCAATATTGTCGGTAGATTGTATCTAATAATCAGGCGGCCATATAATATCGGTGATAGAATTGAGATTGGTGGAGTAAAGGGTGATGTTATTGATATAAGGTTATTTGAAACTTCTCTTATGGAGATTGGTAACTGGGTTGATTCAGATCAGAGTACTGGCAGGATTGTATTTGTGCCCAATGGACATGCTTTAAATAGAAATATATCCAACTATACCCAGGGCTTTGAATTTATCTGGAATGAAATAAAGATATTATTGACCTTTGAAAGTGACTGGAGGAAAGCGAAGAAAGCCTTTCAGGAGATTGCTGATATTAAAGCCAGAAAGATTAATCGAGAGGCCAGGGAAAAAATAATTAATTCAGCAAAAAAGGAATATAAAAAATTGACACCTATTGTCTATATGAATGTTAAAGAAAGTGGTGTTGAGCTTACTATCCGTTATTTATGTGAGCCAAGAAAGAGAAGGTCTACTAATGAAAATTTCTGGGAAGAAATAATGGATTTTATAGAAAATAATCATGACGTTGATCTGGCGTACCCGACTTACAGGATATATTCTCAGGGTAATGATGTCGCTGATAGTAATAGAGAAGAAAATAGTGGAAATATGAAGGGATAA